In Acaryochloris marina S15, a single genomic region encodes these proteins:
- a CDS encoding alpha/beta fold hydrolase produces MTVALEQTPTAQYWQWQGWRIHYVQKGEQGPCVVLLHGFGASTDHWRKNIEELSQYYRVWAVDMLGFGRSEKPDMDYTGDLWRTQMQAFCEEVIQEPVFIAGNSLGGYASLCFAVDCPRWTRGVILLNCAGSFAEVEPKPELSAWRQQLQERRKTVMRSRPVINVMSYFLFNRMRKPENIRKALSQVYKDQSAVTDRLVEEIYQPSLDKGARGVFAGVFKSPPGRKLDDLLQSLGRPLFLLWGSADPWMTPQKAEKFQQFYPAADLVLVDAGHCPHDERPEVINAELHRWIQQQL; encoded by the coding sequence GTGACAGTTGCATTAGAACAGACTCCAACCGCCCAGTATTGGCAGTGGCAGGGATGGCGGATTCATTATGTACAGAAAGGTGAGCAAGGTCCCTGTGTGGTCCTGCTCCATGGCTTTGGTGCTTCTACAGACCACTGGCGCAAAAATATTGAAGAGCTCTCCCAGTATTACCGGGTATGGGCAGTCGATATGTTGGGATTTGGCCGCTCTGAGAAACCGGATATGGACTATACCGGGGATTTATGGCGGACTCAAATGCAGGCTTTTTGTGAAGAGGTGATTCAAGAGCCTGTGTTTATTGCTGGAAATTCTCTGGGTGGCTATGCCAGTCTCTGTTTCGCGGTAGATTGTCCACGATGGACGCGAGGGGTCATATTGCTCAACTGTGCTGGATCTTTTGCAGAAGTTGAGCCTAAACCTGAGCTGTCGGCTTGGCGACAACAGTTGCAAGAGCGGCGCAAAACCGTGATGCGATCGCGTCCTGTGATCAACGTCATGAGCTACTTCTTGTTTAACCGCATGCGGAAGCCAGAAAATATCCGCAAAGCTTTGTCCCAGGTGTATAAAGATCAATCGGCCGTAACGGATCGCTTGGTTGAAGAAATCTATCAGCCCTCCCTAGATAAGGGAGCGCGGGGCGTTTTTGCAGGTGTGTTTAAGTCACCGCCTGGCCGCAAGCTCGATGACTTGCTACAAAGCTTGGGCCGCCCTCTATTCCTGCTGTGGGGATCAGCAGATCCATGGATGACGCCTCAGAAAGCAGAGAAATTTCAACAGTTCTACCCTGCGGCTGATTTAGTCTTAGTCGATGCAGGACACTGTCCCCATGATGAGCGTCCTGAAGTCATCAATGCTGAGCTGCATCGCTGGATCCAGCAGCAGTTATAG
- a CDS encoding calcium-binding protein: MPNFNSLNDGDLENGPVVLDEFRESLRVRSGQNLQTGDQNSVVTEGVLNTVVVEGNAAIESNDTAVEANGLASIIFNQGTIAGGVNGVSATGNRFRLFNRGTIASDSRAVDISDGDGSIVINSGSIIGTDDQRNGTLYVDGTVDNFRLLNQRSGVIDAGDGNLGDAVSVQVGATDDPTSEGINIVNNGLFQGRGDGPEVFANGARVAPNGSSGLRFFNGSGQPETSVSGSVINNGTITAEVNVGFLGGLVVEDGVGFDGQIVNGRNGLIEGPRNGLYIGNADHDLTIRNFGRIESGSRAVNIDGTGVDLLNYGTITGTGNQRNGTVYSDATADNYRIFNGRSGVIDAGVGNQGAGIALQTGDIAGDVVNSTLTNFGTIQGRGQAAANLGLAGDGLRIFSGVDGGGTVYRGNIFNQGRILSESLQGPTAAVRFSNGLAYEGTLTNARGGLIDGAQNGLYFGDADHDATVINRGTIQSGSRAVNIDGSGVDLRNFGQILGTDDQRNGTVYADSTAEDYSIFNGRSGLIDAGEGNNGAGVSLQTGDEDGDIVEASLRNDGLIRGRGDGVGNQAGDGVRLFTSVAGSTTFAGDLDNRGQIFGTDDGIDIQTGVTLDGDINNSGLLAADEIGVNISGALNGELNNQGTITGRAAAIDASAATAGITVNNQGEINGDVTLSNFDDIFNGAEGTVNGVINGGGGNDLLIGGRQNDIFVGGDGQDTFVFAANSGVDIVTDFATSEIDVLDFSAVFSDINEIVGVGGAATQVGTATLIDLGNNNEVVLLNVSVSDLTVDNFIV; the protein is encoded by the coding sequence ATGCCTAATTTCAATTCACTCAATGATGGCGATCTAGAAAATGGTCCTGTTGTGCTAGATGAATTCCGCGAATCTTTGCGCGTCCGCTCGGGTCAAAACTTACAAACGGGCGATCAAAATAGCGTGGTGACGGAAGGCGTCCTCAACACAGTTGTAGTAGAAGGCAATGCTGCGATTGAGAGCAATGACACGGCTGTGGAAGCCAATGGTTTAGCCAGCATCATCTTTAACCAGGGCACCATTGCTGGAGGTGTGAATGGTGTCAGTGCGACGGGCAATCGTTTTCGCTTGTTTAACCGGGGCACTATTGCGTCTGACAGCCGAGCGGTGGATATCAGCGATGGGGATGGCAGCATTGTCATCAATTCTGGTTCGATTATTGGCACAGACGATCAGCGAAACGGGACTTTATATGTCGATGGCACCGTCGATAACTTCCGGCTTCTCAATCAACGCTCGGGCGTTATTGATGCGGGAGATGGCAATCTTGGAGATGCCGTTTCGGTACAGGTGGGTGCTACAGATGATCCCACCAGCGAGGGTATCAATATTGTCAACAATGGTTTATTCCAAGGCCGGGGCGATGGCCCAGAGGTTTTTGCCAACGGTGCCCGAGTCGCCCCTAATGGGTCAAGCGGCCTTCGATTCTTTAATGGCTCAGGTCAGCCCGAGACTTCCGTGAGTGGATCTGTGATTAATAACGGTACGATTACCGCCGAAGTGAATGTGGGCTTTCTCGGCGGCTTGGTCGTAGAAGATGGCGTGGGTTTTGATGGGCAGATTGTCAATGGCCGTAATGGTCTGATTGAAGGGCCTCGGAATGGTCTTTATATTGGTAATGCAGACCATGATCTAACGATTCGCAACTTTGGTCGCATCGAGTCTGGGAGTCGGGCGGTCAATATCGACGGCACAGGTGTAGATTTACTGAACTATGGCACCATCACGGGTACCGGCAATCAGCGTAATGGCACTGTTTACTCAGATGCCACAGCAGATAACTACCGAATTTTTAATGGCCGTTCGGGCGTCATTGATGCAGGAGTTGGTAACCAAGGAGCAGGAATTGCCCTGCAGACGGGTGATATTGCAGGAGATGTTGTTAATTCGACGTTAACTAACTTTGGCACGATACAGGGTCGAGGTCAGGCTGCTGCTAACTTAGGTTTAGCAGGTGATGGTCTACGAATTTTTTCTGGTGTCGATGGTGGAGGAACCGTCTATCGTGGCAACATTTTTAACCAGGGTCGAATTCTTTCCGAAAGTTTGCAAGGTCCGACTGCTGCAGTTCGATTTTCCAATGGCCTGGCCTATGAAGGGACATTGACCAACGCCAGAGGAGGACTCATTGATGGTGCTCAAAATGGCTTGTATTTTGGCGATGCTGACCATGATGCAACGGTGATTAATCGTGGCACCATTCAAAGCGGTAGCCGAGCTGTCAACATTGATGGTTCTGGTGTTGATTTGCGTAACTTTGGTCAAATTTTGGGGACAGATGATCAACGTAACGGTACAGTTTATGCCGACTCAACTGCAGAAGACTACTCCATTTTCAATGGACGTTCAGGGTTGATTGACGCCGGTGAAGGCAATAACGGTGCTGGTGTTTCCTTGCAGACAGGCGATGAAGATGGTGATATCGTCGAAGCCTCACTCCGCAATGACGGTTTAATCCGAGGCCGTGGAGATGGCGTAGGTAATCAGGCTGGCGACGGTGTTCGTCTGTTTACGAGTGTGGCTGGATCCACAACCTTTGCGGGGGATTTGGATAATCGAGGTCAAATCTTTGGTACGGATGATGGCATCGATATTCAAACCGGGGTAACGCTAGATGGCGACATTAATAACTCAGGTTTGCTTGCCGCAGATGAGATTGGGGTCAATATTAGTGGAGCGCTTAATGGTGAATTGAATAACCAAGGCACCATTACCGGGAGAGCTGCTGCCATTGATGCGAGTGCAGCTACTGCTGGAATCACCGTCAATAACCAAGGTGAGATCAATGGTGATGTGACCCTAAGTAACTTTGACGATATCTTTAACGGTGCAGAAGGCACGGTTAATGGCGTCATTAATGGAGGTGGAGGCAACGACCTTCTGATTGGGGGGCGTCAAAACGATATCTTTGTAGGAGGTGACGGTCAGGATACGTTCGTATTTGCAGCAAATTCAGGGGTTGATATCGTCACAGATTTTGCAACTAGCGAGATTGATGTTCTTGATTTCAGCGCTGTCTTTAGTGATATCAACGAAATTGTGGGGGTTGGCGGCGCTGCGACTCAGGTGGGTACTGCCACCTTGATTGATTTGGGAAATAACAATGAAGTAGTGCTATTGAATGTCAGTGTAAGTGACTTAACAGTGGATAACTTTATCGTTTAA
- a CDS encoding peptidase domain-containing ABC transporter — protein MTSAILALESFLKDLPGFNQLSEAVLSSVAKEFQPLRYPMGRPLVSNRAMPQDFTLIYQGQVRLLGYDPRTDTPVTLSLLGPGAAVGWISLVRQIPCETAIASVETVGLKLPAATFLELLEHESSLAQVYEQQANILEAFDVLGQQLLIRADGSTDLKFLAERALPASLIQKCPIRDISIDQLQPNLEWFVSGGSIPDLEIGQPLETCLEQLNGTVSRSETLRLIGLSPIKAQQLSIEPVASIPQADTWEDIPEAPTLLPAVDDAPVKHGKYPFKSGRGPIDAPLACFQMLALYLNLPFRKDVLRRILKNQAERNGPGISLPVYGAISESMGLRAQLVETPASAFSRLPAPALINWQDRIALVYETSAKEIVFAVPEQTLLRQHPDEFLEAFDDKVQVLLLERTHDTPQSRFNLSWFWPSIKKHRKVLIEVLIASFFVQLFGLANPLITQVIIDKVLSQGALGTLNVLGMLLVGVAVFEALLTSFRTYLFVDTTNRIDMSLGAEVIDHLVRLPLRYFDKRPVGELATRVNELENIRKFLTGTALTVVLDAVFSVVYIVVMVFYSWLLTIIALGTVPLFALLTFIFAPIIRRLARTKAEENAKTQSYLVEVVSGIQTVKAQNIELKSRWQWQDRYARYVSAGFKAVVASTTAGSMSGFLNKLSSLLLLWVGAYLFIEGQLTVGELIAFRIIAGYTTGPLLRLVQLWQNFQETALSLERLSDILDYPQEVTEADRDLIPMPLMEGAVKFEDLSFRFKDSGPMQLQQVSLEVPAQTFVGIVGQSGSGKSTLMKLLMRLYNANGGRIVVDQYDISKVELYSLRRQIGMVLQDSLLFDGTVQENIALSAPDATAEEIVEAARIAYAHDFIMELPQGYNSRVGERGSSLSGGQRQRIAIARMVLQNPQLIILDEATSALDYNAERQVCLNLAEAFGDRTVFFVTHRLKTLESADMILMMDQGNLVEQGTHAELMQQKGRYYWLYQQQETQS, from the coding sequence ATGACTTCAGCCATCCTTGCTCTGGAATCCTTTCTTAAGGATCTACCCGGTTTTAACCAGCTTTCAGAAGCGGTTTTATCTTCGGTGGCGAAAGAATTTCAACCATTGCGCTATCCCATGGGCCGCCCCCTTGTGTCTAATCGGGCCATGCCTCAAGACTTTACCCTGATCTATCAAGGGCAGGTGCGCCTATTAGGTTACGATCCTCGCACCGATACTCCAGTGACCCTCAGTCTGTTGGGACCGGGTGCTGCAGTCGGGTGGATTAGCCTGGTGCGCCAAATTCCCTGTGAGACGGCCATTGCTTCGGTGGAAACAGTGGGATTAAAGTTGCCTGCGGCGACTTTTTTAGAGCTGCTGGAACATGAATCGAGCCTGGCTCAAGTGTATGAGCAGCAGGCTAATATTCTCGAAGCGTTTGATGTTCTGGGCCAACAGTTATTGATCCGGGCGGATGGCTCGACTGACCTGAAATTTTTGGCAGAAAGAGCTTTACCAGCAAGTCTGATTCAAAAGTGCCCCATCCGAGATATCTCTATTGATCAATTACAGCCCAATTTGGAATGGTTTGTGAGTGGAGGGTCCATTCCTGACTTGGAAATTGGTCAACCCTTGGAAACCTGTCTAGAGCAGCTCAATGGCACGGTCTCTCGTTCAGAAACACTCCGGTTGATTGGGTTATCACCGATCAAGGCCCAGCAGCTATCGATTGAGCCAGTGGCTTCTATTCCCCAAGCAGATACTTGGGAGGATATCCCCGAAGCACCAACTTTGCTGCCTGCGGTCGATGATGCCCCGGTGAAACATGGCAAATATCCCTTTAAGTCTGGTCGGGGCCCTATTGATGCCCCGCTGGCTTGTTTCCAAATGCTGGCGCTGTATCTCAATTTGCCGTTTCGCAAGGATGTTCTGCGGCGCATTCTCAAAAACCAAGCGGAGCGCAATGGTCCAGGAATTTCCCTGCCGGTGTATGGTGCGATCTCAGAGTCGATGGGATTACGAGCCCAGTTAGTGGAAACCCCTGCTTCTGCGTTTTCTCGTCTTCCTGCTCCTGCCTTAATCAATTGGCAAGATCGTATTGCACTGGTGTATGAAACCAGTGCTAAAGAAATCGTATTTGCGGTGCCTGAGCAAACCTTGCTGCGTCAGCACCCCGATGAATTTTTGGAAGCCTTTGATGACAAGGTGCAAGTGCTGCTGCTAGAGCGCACCCATGATACGCCCCAAAGTCGATTTAACCTGAGCTGGTTTTGGCCTTCGATTAAGAAGCACCGTAAGGTTTTGATTGAGGTGCTGATTGCCTCTTTCTTTGTGCAGTTATTTGGTTTAGCGAATCCGCTTATTACCCAGGTCATTATTGATAAAGTTTTATCCCAAGGGGCTTTGGGGACCCTGAATGTCCTCGGTATGTTGTTGGTTGGTGTGGCTGTTTTTGAAGCCTTGCTCACCAGTTTTCGGACCTATCTGTTTGTGGATACCACGAATCGGATTGATATGTCCCTAGGAGCGGAGGTGATCGATCACTTAGTCCGATTACCCCTACGCTATTTTGATAAGCGGCCTGTGGGTGAACTCGCCACCCGAGTGAATGAACTCGAAAACATCCGTAAGTTTTTGACGGGAACGGCTTTGACGGTGGTGTTGGATGCGGTTTTCTCCGTGGTGTACATCGTCGTCATGGTGTTCTACAGCTGGCTGCTGACGATTATTGCCCTGGGTACGGTACCGTTATTTGCCTTGCTAACCTTTATTTTTGCGCCGATTATTCGCCGCCTTGCCCGGACTAAGGCTGAGGAGAACGCCAAGACCCAGTCGTACTTGGTGGAGGTGGTATCGGGAATACAAACGGTCAAAGCTCAAAATATTGAGCTGAAATCCCGATGGCAATGGCAAGATCGCTATGCCCGGTATGTCAGCGCTGGATTTAAGGCGGTTGTGGCATCTACAACAGCTGGCTCCATGAGTGGCTTTTTGAATAAGTTATCTAGTCTGCTCTTGCTGTGGGTGGGAGCCTATCTATTTATTGAAGGGCAGTTGACCGTGGGTGAATTGATTGCCTTTCGTATTATTGCTGGTTATACCACTGGCCCCTTGCTCCGGTTAGTGCAGCTATGGCAGAACTTCCAAGAAACAGCACTGTCCCTAGAACGATTGAGCGATATTCTCGACTATCCCCAAGAAGTGACTGAAGCAGATCGAGATTTAATCCCCATGCCGCTAATGGAGGGGGCCGTCAAGTTTGAGGATCTGTCTTTCCGGTTTAAGGATAGTGGACCGATGCAGCTTCAGCAGGTGTCTCTCGAAGTGCCAGCTCAAACCTTTGTGGGAATTGTCGGTCAGAGTGGTTCCGGTAAGAGTACCTTGATGAAGCTGCTGATGCGACTTTATAACGCGAATGGAGGACGAATCGTAGTCGACCAGTACGACATTAGCAAGGTCGAGCTATACTCTCTCCGGCGTCAAATTGGCATGGTGCTGCAGGATAGTTTGCTGTTTGATGGCACGGTGCAAGAGAATATTGCTCTTTCGGCACCAGATGCAACGGCGGAAGAAATTGTGGAGGCCGCCAGAATAGCCTATGCCCATGATTTCATTATGGAGCTGCCCCAAGGCTATAACTCCCGAGTGGGTGAGCGGGGCTCGTCTTTGTCTGGGGGACAACGGCAACGGATTGCGATCGCAAGAATGGTACTGCAAAATCCCCAGCTCATTATTCTGGATGAAGCCACGAGTGCACTAGATTACAACGCTGAACGGCAAGTCTGTCTTAATCTGGCAGAAGCCTTTGGTGATCGCACCGTTTTCTTTGTTACCCACCGCCTCAAAACTTTGGAATCAGCAGATATGATTCTGATGATGGATCAGGGCAATCTAGTAGAACAAGGCACCCATGCAGAATTGATGCAGCAAAAAGGTCGATATTACTGGCTTTACCAGCAACAGGAGACTCAATCATGA
- a CDS encoding peptidylprolyl isomerase, producing the protein MISALPIVDKTVQPSDLIPLLGQYQLLPQLLKELIIDQAIQDVQLGPEEVVQAVEQFYRQHQIGEEARREAWLKHYRMTPQQLAAQAQRQLKLHKFKLQTWNNQVESDFLQQKGQFDQYVYSLIRVASAEVAQELYFRLQAGEQAFADLATKYSQGPEAQTGGLIGPVTAANLHPTLVQILTSAQPGQVRPPIRLGEWFVIVSLQKLISAQLDAPLRQQLLEQRFNEWLQLQLKSAAISDDSIAVSARTP; encoded by the coding sequence ATGATCTCTGCCCTACCGATTGTGGATAAAACTGTTCAACCCTCTGATTTAATTCCTTTGCTTGGGCAATATCAGCTGCTTCCTCAGTTGCTGAAAGAACTGATTATTGACCAAGCTATTCAAGACGTTCAATTAGGCCCAGAAGAAGTTGTACAAGCAGTAGAGCAGTTCTATCGTCAGCATCAAATCGGTGAGGAAGCTAGACGTGAGGCTTGGCTAAAGCATTATCGGATGACGCCTCAGCAGTTGGCTGCGCAAGCCCAACGGCAGTTGAAACTGCATAAATTTAAACTCCAAACCTGGAATAACCAGGTAGAGTCTGATTTTCTCCAGCAAAAAGGGCAGTTTGATCAATATGTTTATTCTTTGATCCGAGTGGCCAGTGCCGAAGTGGCTCAAGAATTATATTTCCGACTGCAGGCCGGTGAACAAGCGTTTGCAGATTTGGCAACCAAATATTCTCAAGGTCCTGAAGCACAAACAGGTGGATTGATTGGTCCTGTTACTGCAGCCAATCTACATCCCACGTTAGTGCAAATTCTGACGAGTGCTCAACCTGGGCAAGTACGCCCTCCTATTCGCTTAGGTGAATGGTTTGTGATTGTCAGTTTGCAAAAATTGATCTCGGCTCAACTAGATGCCCCGCTGCGACAACAATTGCTGGAGCAGCGTTTTAATGAGTGGCTCCAATTGCAGCTTAAATCGGCTGCAATTTCTGATGACTCTATTGCTGTTTCGGCGCGAACACCATGA
- a CDS encoding bifunctional 2-polyprenyl-6-hydroxyphenol methylase/3-demethylubiquinol 3-O-methyltransferase UbiG produces MSTQLKIKDSDDRTVEQITEHYHIEKQLADQLRHSTQSERIEGSLYTQLYDALFTKVTHHSHHSRPADTSANKLIQQRIDFLQHFMSDDSTFLEIGPGNCHLCREIAPHVQQVYAVDVATEITKDLALPKNVDLIISDGCSIPTEPSSIDLAYSHQLMEHLHPEDAYDQLKNICTALKPGGTYVCVTPHRLSGPHDISKYFDEVATGFHLKEYSIVELAQLFKQAGFSKIQIYKVFKNQILSLPIIFPISLFLLALEKGVGLLPFALRRTCAEKSLIFRTITIAGVK; encoded by the coding sequence ATGAGTACACAGCTAAAGATAAAAGATTCAGATGACAGAACCGTTGAGCAAATTACCGAGCATTACCACATCGAAAAACAGCTCGCTGATCAGCTCCGGCACTCCACCCAATCCGAGCGCATAGAAGGGTCACTTTACACCCAACTCTACGATGCCCTATTCACGAAAGTGACTCATCATTCCCATCACTCTCGCCCAGCCGATACCAGTGCTAACAAACTCATTCAGCAACGCATCGACTTTTTGCAGCACTTTATGTCAGACGACTCAACATTTCTGGAAATCGGACCTGGCAACTGTCACCTCTGCCGCGAAATTGCCCCCCATGTCCAGCAAGTCTATGCCGTGGATGTCGCCACCGAAATTACCAAAGACTTGGCCTTACCCAAAAACGTTGACTTAATTATTTCCGATGGCTGTAGTATTCCCACGGAACCTAGCAGTATCGATTTAGCCTATAGCCACCAGCTGATGGAGCATTTGCATCCCGAAGATGCCTACGACCAGCTTAAGAATATTTGCACTGCCCTCAAACCAGGCGGCACTTATGTCTGCGTCACGCCCCATCGATTATCTGGCCCCCACGACATCTCCAAGTATTTTGATGAAGTTGCCACAGGGTTCCATCTCAAGGAATATTCGATTGTTGAACTAGCCCAGCTCTTTAAACAGGCAGGGTTCTCCAAAATTCAGATTTATAAGGTCTTCAAAAATCAAATACTGTCTTTACCCATTATTTTCCCGATCTCTCTGTTCCTCCTTGCCCTTGAAAAGGGAGTGGGACTCCTCCCCTTTGCTCTAAGACGCACCTGCGCTGAAAAGTCTCTGATTTTCAGGACGATCACCATCGCTGGGGTCAAATAA
- a CDS encoding stage II sporulation protein M gives MDGQRWLARQEPQWRRYESLLQKAEKRGLKKLTGREVQDLSGLYRMVAADLARARARQLGTGVTDKLKQLTLRGYSQIYQGGRRSAWRSVWEFVCWDFPAVVQETWVFTVLATAVFLVGGLIGWWFTWRDPVFMNLVIPQRIIDIVQEDGQLWMGSIVGSEPLASSDIMQNNISVTFSTFAGGMLAGLGTLYILWINGLSIAAIATLVGQNKLAYPFWAFVFPHGALELPAIFLAGGAGLLLARAVVFPGRYKRLVALKLYGAQAIQLMFGVVPMLIIAGGIEGFFSPSPGVPAPVKYVAGLSLLWGLLLYLRRRPA, from the coding sequence ATGGATGGACAGCGGTGGCTGGCACGTCAAGAACCCCAGTGGCGGCGATATGAAAGCTTGCTACAAAAGGCTGAAAAAAGAGGCCTGAAGAAATTGACTGGTCGAGAAGTGCAAGATCTGAGTGGGCTTTACCGGATGGTGGCTGCAGATTTAGCACGGGCACGAGCTCGACAATTAGGAACAGGGGTAACGGATAAGCTGAAGCAACTGACCTTGCGTGGGTATTCCCAAATTTATCAGGGGGGGCGCCGGTCGGCTTGGCGCTCGGTGTGGGAGTTTGTTTGTTGGGACTTTCCGGCTGTGGTGCAAGAAACCTGGGTGTTTACGGTGCTGGCTACGGCGGTATTTTTAGTGGGAGGCTTGATTGGCTGGTGGTTTACCTGGCGTGATCCAGTGTTTATGAATTTGGTGATTCCTCAACGGATTATCGATATTGTCCAAGAAGACGGGCAACTATGGATGGGGTCGATTGTGGGTAGTGAACCCCTAGCTTCGAGCGATATTATGCAAAATAATATCAGTGTCACCTTCTCGACGTTTGCCGGAGGGATGCTGGCGGGGTTGGGGACCCTCTATATTCTGTGGATTAATGGGCTAAGCATTGCTGCGATCGCAACTCTAGTCGGTCAGAATAAATTAGCCTATCCTTTTTGGGCTTTTGTTTTTCCCCACGGTGCTTTGGAACTGCCCGCGATTTTTTTGGCCGGAGGAGCTGGGTTGTTACTGGCGAGGGCAGTGGTTTTCCCAGGACGATACAAACGGCTAGTCGCCTTAAAGTTGTACGGTGCCCAAGCGATACAGCTGATGTTTGGAGTAGTGCCGATGCTGATTATTGCTGGGGGCATTGAAGGATTTTTCTCACCTTCTCCGGGAGTCCCTGCGCCTGTTAAGTATGTTGCAGGTCTGAGTTTGTTATGGGGATTATTGCTATATTTGCGCCGTCGCCCGGCGTGA
- a CDS encoding iron-sulfur cluster assembly accessory protein gives MVQATQSQQRGIMMTDNALKHVLELREKQGTDLCLRVGVRGGGCSGMSYTMDFEDPKNIQGSDEVFDYDSFKVVSDPKSMLYIYGLVLDYSDALIGGGFQFTNPNATQTCGCGTSFSA, from the coding sequence ATGGTACAAGCAACTCAGTCTCAACAACGTGGCATTATGATGACTGACAATGCCCTGAAGCACGTTCTGGAATTGCGAGAGAAGCAGGGAACAGATCTGTGCTTACGAGTAGGTGTTCGGGGCGGTGGCTGTTCTGGTATGTCTTACACCATGGACTTTGAGGATCCTAAGAATATTCAGGGCTCGGATGAAGTATTTGATTATGACAGTTTTAAAGTCGTGTCCGATCCCAAGAGTATGCTGTATATTTATGGTTTGGTTCTCGACTACAGCGATGCCTTGATTGGGGGTGGGTTTCAATTCACTAACCCTAATGCGACGCAGACCTGCGGTTGTGGAACGTCTTTCTCTGCCTAG
- a CDS encoding tetratricopeptide repeat protein has protein sequence MTDTTLDDVFKEALDRYQAGEPAEDLIPVFKDICDHARKSSPAWTCLAWLYLLADKHNSAYKAAQKAVKLNPQDPQARVNLVVAMLETGQKGVRKHIEIVQQIAMAVPELRDELQESFDDGLKRKPDWASLERVQAWVFEG, from the coding sequence ATGACTGACACTACCCTTGACGATGTCTTTAAGGAAGCTTTAGATCGCTATCAAGCAGGTGAGCCTGCTGAAGATTTGATTCCAGTATTTAAAGACATTTGCGATCATGCCCGTAAGAGCAGTCCCGCTTGGACTTGCTTAGCCTGGCTCTATTTGCTAGCGGACAAGCATAACTCAGCTTATAAAGCAGCCCAAAAAGCGGTCAAGCTGAATCCTCAAGATCCGCAAGCGCGAGTTAATCTAGTGGTTGCCATGCTGGAAACAGGACAAAAAGGCGTTCGCAAGCATATCGAAATTGTTCAGCAAATTGCAATGGCAGTGCCTGAATTGCGAGATGAGCTGCAAGAAAGTTTTGACGATGGCTTGAAGCGCAAGCCAGATTGGGCCAGCTTAGAGCGGGTGCAGGCTTGGGTTTTTGAGGGATAG